From a region of the Bacteroidales bacterium genome:
- a CDS encoding IS91 family transposase: protein MSKPKFEVAQIIKQFGDDFVRKHNPNTWTLRTLNALRICRTAAFGGHKEQCDSCGKVRISYNSCRNRHCPKCQSSKQAFWVEDVSQRIIDTKYFHLVFTVPEELNSICLLDSKKFYSTLFSSVCQTLRTFGYTHYGVETGAIAILHTWGQNLSLHPHIHCLVPAAGITLAGNMRKISKKGKYLYPVIKLSVDFRSTMMKQLKKQLANSNQLLQYQSLIDKAWAKKWVVFSEPSFADADRVIKYLGQYTHRVAISNHRLQNIDNKIVSFFYKDYKDNSKRKLTAISGVEFLRRFCMHILPKGFVKIRYYGILSNRFGKQVAMYRIPKLNPGKESVQQRLQRLTGFDVYKCPYCKKGRMHSIEELPRIRSPMKFLRPMKIILNK from the coding sequence ATTTGTCGCACTGCGGCGTTTGGCGGACATAAGGAGCAATGCGACAGTTGTGGCAAGGTTCGTATAAGCTATAACAGTTGCCGCAACAGGCACTGTCCTAAATGTCAATCGTCAAAACAAGCATTCTGGGTTGAAGATGTATCTCAAAGAATTATAGATACCAAATACTTCCACCTTGTATTTACAGTGCCTGAAGAGTTAAATTCAATTTGTCTGCTCGACAGCAAAAAGTTTTACAGCACTTTGTTTTCAAGCGTATGTCAGACATTGCGAACTTTTGGATACACTCATTATGGAGTAGAAACCGGTGCAATAGCAATATTGCACACTTGGGGACAAAATCTGAGTTTGCATCCTCATATACATTGCCTTGTTCCGGCAGCAGGAATTACCCTTGCCGGAAATATGAGGAAAATCAGCAAAAAGGGAAAATACCTGTATCCGGTAATTAAGTTGAGTGTTGATTTTCGCAGCACAATGATGAAGCAGTTGAAGAAGCAACTGGCAAATAGCAATCAACTGCTCCAATATCAATCGCTAATTGATAAAGCCTGGGCAAAGAAATGGGTTGTGTTCAGCGAGCCTTCTTTTGCAGATGCTGACCGTGTGATCAAATACCTTGGACAATATACGCATCGGGTTGCCATTAGCAATCACCGTTTGCAGAATATTGATAATAAAATTGTCAGCTTCTTTTACAAAGATTATAAGGACAATAGCAAAAGAAAGCTGACAGCCATTTCCGGAGTAGAATTCCTGCGACGTTTTTGTATGCACATACTTCCAAAAGGTTTTGTTAAGATCAGGTATTACGGAATATTAAGCAATCGCTTTGGTAAGCAGGTTGCAATGTATCGAATACCCAAATTAAACCCGGGTAAAGAATCGGTTCAGCAACGGCTACAACGCCTGACAGGATTTGATGTTTACAAATGTCCATACTGCAAAAAGGGCCGTATGCATAGCATTGAAGAATTGCCCCGGATACGTTCACCGATGAAGTTTCTGCGGCCTATGAAAATAATCCTAAACAAATAA